The sequence TGAATCTGCTGCTGCCGCTTCCAGAACTCATAGGCCCACGGGTATTCAAAGGGCTTGTAGGTCTTGCGGGCTTCGAGCAACGACATCTGGTACCTCCGGTGTTTGACGCGAACCTTCCATATAGGGAATCACAGCGGTGATTCGATAGCAAGGCTGGACTTTCGGTCGGGGATAAATGGTGGACCGGATGGCCCGCCGAAGCCGCGACTCGCCCGGAATGGCGGATTCGCCGGGGATGTGGTATAAGACGTCATTGAAGCTGCAAGGAGGTGCTGATGGCACGGCAGCGTAAAGAGCATCCGGCGCGTGCCTGCAGGCACTACGTCCAGGACGAGGCGATCATCCTGGCGCAGATGCATGGTGACGCCATGCCCCAGCCGCAGCAGTTCGGAGAGCAGCCCCACCCGCAGGTGCAGGCCGAGTAATTCGCGCTCAGTCCGGGGACCGGGCGAAGCGACGCGACAGTTCCAGCGCGACGAGGATCGGCGTCGCCCACAGCCACGTTAGCAGCGATGCCTCGCGCCAGCCGCCGTTCTCGGGCAGGCGCATCGAACAGGCATAGATGTCGAGCAGGTTTTCCGGCGTGCAGGTCGACGGCCAGTAGGCCCCGGAATAGAGGTAGAACCCCAGTCCCAGCCAGGCGATCTGCGCGACATACAGCACGACGTATCGCGAGACTTTCACCTCGCCATAGCCGTGATGCGTCGGAAAGCGTTTCGATCCGTGACTTACCATGGGACGGCCTATAACCCGCAATTGGTTAACAGGGCCTCACCAGGGCAAGAAAAGCGGACTGCGGCCTACTTCCAAAAAAGCTTGTTTTTCAGCCCCTTCGTCTTGCGCGCAGCATACAGCTGCACATACATCCACATGCCGGAAATGCAGAAGAACAACAGGGCGAGGCCCGACAGCATGACGATGATCTCGCCCCAGATGCCGCCTTCCATGCCGCCGTGCAGGTGATGGATCAGGCCCAGGTTGTCGCGCAGCCAGAAGCCGGTTTCCGCGCGCGGCGGGGTGCAGCGCCAGCCTTCGGGGCAGACGAAGCCGGCGGGCGGCTCCATCGCCGCGGCTGCCTCTGCGCTTGGCGGATCGACCGGCCACCAGACGGCGACATAGTGCAGCACGCCCGTCACCGTCACCCAGATCAGCACGACCCCGAAAAAGACCGACAGCCAGCGGTGCCACTTGCGCATGAACTCATCCCTCAATTGCTGTTGCAAATCATTTGCAAGTTGGAGTGGCTGATTGCGCACGCGCTGGCAAGTGGCAAATTGCAGCGCGCGGCACTGGTAGAAGCGCTGATTGCACCAGGGCGCCGCCTGCGGCATGGCCGGCGCATGGCCCTATCGCCCCAGCTTTCCGACTATCTCGCCCGCATCGGACTGGACAAACCTCCCGCCGCCAATGCCGCAGGGCTGGAGCAGGTGCAGGCTGCGCATCGCCAGCATATCCCGTTCGAGAACCTCGACATCCCGCTCGACCGCACGATCCATTGCGATGGCACCCGCGTCTTCGCCAAGCTGGTGACAGCGCGGCGCGGCGGATACTGTTTCGAGCAGAACCGCCTGTTCGCCGACATGCTGGCCGACCTCGGCTTCACCAATCGCCTGCTGCTGGCGCGCGTGCTGCTGGGCGATCCGCCCGACCATACGCCGCGCACGCACTGCCTGGTGCTGGTGACGATCGAGGGCGAAGAGTGGATCGCCGACGCCGGCTTCGGCGGCGCCTATGCCCCGCCCATGCGCCTGCGCGATGGCGAGGAAGCCCGGTCCGGCGACGGCGCGCGCCACCGCCTCACCCGTATCGGCGAGCAAGGCGACCTGCCCGGCGCCTGGCTGCTGGAACGCCAGGGCCCGATCCACTCCACCGACGGCCGTGCCCGCAGCGCGGACAGGTGGGAAGCGCAGTTCGCCTTCGACCTGGCGCAGGTGGCACAGGCCGACATGGCGCTGGGCAACCACTGGGCCGCTACGCATGACACCAGCCGTTTCACCAATGTGGTGGTCGCCAGCAAATGCCTGCCCGACGGCTTCACCCGCCTGGTCGGTCGCGAGCTGACCAGCTGGCGCGCCGGACAGGACAAGCAGCAAGCCACCATCGATCACGCGGCCGCCTATCAGGACGTGCTGGCGCGCGAGTTCGGCATCGCCTTGCGGGGCGAGGAAGTGACCCGCCTCGCCCTTTTCGCTGAATGACCTAACCCGCTGGCCAGCCTTCCCGGACTAATCTATTCCTCGCCAATTCTTGGGGAGGGACAATGGAAGATCCGATGCGCAACCGGCGGGTGTTGAAGACCCGTCAGGCCGGCTGGGCGCAGGCGTTGGCCAAGGCCTTGGGCAGCATGGGGCTGACGCCCAACGCGATCTCCACCATCGGCGTGCTGTTTGCCGCCCTTGGCGCGGCCGCCTTCATGCTGGCACCCGAAAACCCGCACTACTGGCTGGGCGCGGCGGCCGGCATCCAGCTGCGCCTGCTCGCCAACATGCTCGACGGTCTGGTCGCTGTCGAAGGCGGCAAGAAGAGCGCCACGGGGCCGCTGTTCAATGAGGTGCCCGACCGGATCGAGGATGCCCTGCTGCTGGTCGCGGCGGGCTATGCCTGCGGCATCCCCGAGCTTGGCTACGGCGCGACGATCCTCGCCTTCGGCACCGCCTATGTCCGCGCCACCGGCGGGGCGCTGGGCTTCGACCAGGACTTCAGCGGACCGATGGCCAAGCAGCACCGCATGTTCGTGCTGACGCTGGGCGCGGTCGTGGCCTTCGCGCTCGACATGCCCCGGGCCGTGGAGATCGCGCTGGTCTTCATCGCCGTCGGATCGGCGCTGACCTGCCTCACCCGCACCTGGGCCATCGCCCGCCAGCTGCAGGCGAAGGGCGCATGATCGCCACCCTCGTTCGCGAAGTGCTGTTCGCCCTGACGCGGTTTCTCGTCGGCGGCCATGCCCGCTGGCGCGGCTGCGGCCCGGACCAGCGCCAGCGTATCTATTTCGCCAACCACGCCAGCCATCTCGACACGATCATCCTTTGCGCCGCCCTGCCCGAGACCTTGCGCCGCACGACGCATCCGGTGGCGGCGGCGGACTATTGGGGCAAGAACGCCCTCACCCGCTTCATCGCCAAGCGCGTGCTCAACGCCGTGCTGGTGGAGCGGGGGCGCAGCCGCGACCCGCTCGCGCCCTTGCGCGAAGTGCTGGAACGCGGGGAATCGCTGATCATCTTCCCCGAGGGCACCCGCCGCAACGATGCGCTGCCAAGCGACTTCAAGGCGGGCATCCACCACCTGGCGCGCGACTTTCCGCAGGCCGAGCTGGTGCCAGTCTACCTTGCCAACCTCGCCCGCGCCTATCCCAAGGGGGCGTGGATCCCGGCCCCGATCAGCTGCGTCGCCAATTTCGGCGAGCCAGTGGCGTTCGACCAGGCAGAGGACAAGGCCGACTTTCTCGAGCGCACGCGCGCGGCAGTGGTCGCCATGGCTGACGGAGTACCCGCATGAGCCAGACCATGATTACCCTGTTCGGCGGCGTCGGTGCGCTGCTGCTGTTCGCCTCGCTGGTGGGCTGGGTGCTGTCGCTGAAGGTGAAGAGCCACGCGGGACGCGCCACGGTCGACAACCTCAACGCGCGGGTGAAGGCCTGGTGGCTGATGGTCGCGGTCTTCGCCGTGGCCTTCGCTTTCGGCACCATGGTCACCATCGTGCTGTTCGCGCTGGTGAGCTTCTATTGCCTGCGCGAATTCCTCTCCATCACGCCCACGCGTCCGGAGGATCACAGCGCCACCGTTGCGGCCTTCTACCTCTTCATCCCGCTGCAATACTGGGTGGTGGCCGCCGGCTGGACGACGATGCTCACGATCCTCATCCCGGTCTGGGCCTTCCTGCTGCTGCCGGTGATCGCCGTGCTGCGCGGGGAGACCTTGGATTTCCTCCAGCGCACTGCGCGCATCCAGTGGGCGCTGATGCTGACCGTGTTCTGCATCAGCCACGCACCCGCGCTGCTGATCCTCGACATTCCGGGTTACGAGGAGAAGTTCCTGCTGCTGTTCTTCCTCATCACCGTGGTGCAGATTTCGGACGTGCTGCAGTACGTGTTCGGCAAGCTGTTCGGAAAGCACAAGGTCGCCCCGCGTGTCAGCCCGGCGAAGACTTGGGAAGGCCTGATCGGCGGCGGGTTGAGCGCTTCGGCTATCGGCGCCGCCCTGTGGTGGATCACCCCCTTCTCCCCGCTGGAGGCCGGACTGATGGCGCTGATGATCGTGATTGCGGGTTTCGTCGGCGGACTGGTGCTGTCGGCGGTCAAGCGCTCGCTCGGCGCGAAGGACTGGGGCACGATGATCGAAGGGCACGGCGGCGCGCTGGACCGGATGGATTCGGTCAGCTTCGCTGCACCGGTGTTCTTCCACGCCACGGCCTTCTTCTTCGCGCTTTAGGCGATGTTCCTGCTCGTCGCGCTCTGGGCCCTTGCCGAGGCCACGGTGTTCTTCATCGTCGCCGACGTTCCGATCATGGCGCTGGCGGCGAAACGCGGGGTGCATGCCGGGATCATGGCCGCATGGATCGGCGCACTGAGCGCGGCGCTAGGTGGCCTTGTGGTCTGGCTTTGGGGCGGCTTCGACCCGCGCGGGTTCGACGCATTTGCAATCGCCTTGCCCGGTATCGACGCAGAACTGGTGGCGCAGACCCGCGCCGATTGGGCGGAGAACGGCTTCCTTGCCATGCTGACCGGCAGCTTCGGCGGCACGCCCTACAAGCTCTACGCCGCGGCGGCCGGGTACGCCGGCAGCTACGGCCTGATCGGTTTCATTCTGCTAAGCGTGGTTGCGCGGCTGCCGCGCTTCATGCTGGTCGCCGTGGCAGGTGGCTGGCTCGGCCCCAGGCTACGCGCGCGGCTGGGAGAACGCAATTTCTGGATCGCCTTCGTGGCGGCATGGGTACTGTTCTACGCGGCCTATTTCACCGCGATGGGCTGGTAGCGCGTCAACCCTTGCGCTTCTTCGATCCGAAGAAGCTACCGCCGCCCAGCACGGTCACGCCCAGGAAGAACCCGAAATCGTACCAGCCGCCAGTGTTGGGCACGGCGTAGACGGCGATGTCGCTGTCGAACAACGAGCCGATCCAGGCCCAGGGGAAGACGAAGCCGTGCCACAGGCCCCACCAGAAGCCGGGCACGTCCGGCCCGGCGGAAACGCCCGCGTCGATCTGGTTGGCGCAAGCGGAAAGGAAAAGGGCCAGCCCGACGGCGACGAGGAGTGTTCTGGCGCGCTGCATGGTCATCATCCCTGTTGCTGCATCAGTAGGGCCACCACCATTAGCATAAGCATGGCCGCACCAAGCATCATGTGTTTGCTGGCGCGTTGCTTGTCGCCCGCCTTGGTCAGCATGGCCCCGCGCCAGACATTGGCGATGGCGAGCACCGCCCCGACCACCACAATGCTGATCGTGAGCGTGCGTTCGTCCATCGCCTGATCCTAAGCGGCCGGTGCCGGCCCGCGCCTTACTGGCAGGCCAGGCACTCGTCGTAGTCGGTGCTTTCGCCCGCGTTCAGCTCGTACTTGGCGGCATCGGAGGTGTTGTCCGCTTCCACTCCGCCAGCGAAACCGGCGCGCTGCACGCTCTTCGAGCGCAGGTAGTAGAGCGACTTGATGCCCTTCTCCCAGGCCTGGAAGTGCAGCATCATCAGGTCCCACTTGTCGACGTCGGCCGGGATGAACAGGTTCAGCGACTGTGCCTGGTCGATGAAGGGCGCGCGGTCGGCGGCGAATTCGAGCAGCCAGCGCTGGTCGATTTCGAAGCTGGTCTTGAACGCGGCCTTTTCATCGTCATTGAGGAAGTCGAGGTGCTGGACACTGCCGCCCTTCTCCAGGATCGAGTTCCACACCGCGGTGGAGTTCTTGCTCTTCTTGTCGAGGATCTTTTCCAGATAGGGGTTCTTCACCACGAAGCTGCCGGACAGCGTCTTGTGGGTGTAGATGTTCGCCGGGATCGGCTCGATGCAGGCGCTGGTGCCGCCGCAGATGATGGAGATCGACGCGGTCGGCGCGATTGCCATCTTGCAGCTGAAGCGTTCCATCGCCCCCATTTCCTCGGCGTCCGGGCACGGCCCGCGTTCCTTGGCCAGCATCATGCTGGCCTCGTTCGCCTTGGCGTTGATGTGCTTGAACATCTTCAGGTTCCACACCTTCGCCATCGGGCTTTCGAAGCCGATGCCCTTGGACTGCAGGAAGGAGTGGAAGCCCATTACGCCCATGCCGACGGAGCGTTCGCGCATGGCCGAGTACTTGGCGCGTGCCATCTCTTCGGGGGCACGGTCGATATAGTCCTGCAGCACGTTGTCGAGGAAGCGCATGACGTCCTCGATGAACTGCTTGTCGCCGTTCCACTCATCCCACTTTTCGAGGTTGAGCGAGGACAGGCAGCACACCGCCGTGCGATCGTTGCCGAGGTGGTCGACACCGGTCGGCAGGGTGATCTCGCTGCACAGGTTCGAGGTGGAAACCTTCAGGCCCAGATCGCGGTGATGCTTGGGCATCATGCGGTTCACCGTGTCGGAGAACACGATGTAGGGCTCGCCCGTGGCGAGGCGGGTCTCGACCAGTTTCTGGAACAGGCTGCGGGCATCGACTTCGCCGCGTACGCTGCCGTCCTTGGGGGACTTCAGCTGGAACTTCTCGCCGGCGCGCACCGCTTCCATGAATTCGTCGGTCAGCAGCACGCCGTGGTGCAGGTTCAGCGCCTTGCGGTTGAAGTCGCCCGAAGGCTTGCGGATTTCGAGGAACTCCTCGATCTCCGGGTGGTGGATGTCGATGTAGCAGGCGGCCGAGCCACGGCGCAGCGAGCCTTGCGAGATCGCCAGCGTCAGGCTGTCCATCACGCGCACGAAGGGGATGATGCCGCTGGTCTTGCCGTTCAGGCCCACCGGCTCGCCGATGCCGCGGACATTGCCCCAGTAGGTGCCGATGCCGCCGCCCTTGGAGGCCAGCCAGACGTTCTCGTTCCAGGTGCCGACGATGCCGTCGAGGCTGTCCGACACGGAGTTGAGGTAGCAGGAAATCGGCAGGCCGCGGTTGGTGCCGCCGTTCGACAGCACCGGCGTTGCCGGCATGAACCACAGGTTCGAGATGTAGTCGTAGAGGCGCTGCGCGTGCTCCTCGTCGTCGGCGTAGGCATCGGCGACGCGGGCGAACAGGTCCTGGTAGCTTTCGTTGGGCAGCAGGTAACGGTCGGTCAGCGTTGCCTTGCCGAATTCTGTCAGGTTGGCGTCGCGCGCGGGGTCCGTCTTGATGTCGAAGCGGCGCGGATTGACCTTCTTGGAATCGTCCTTGGCCGCGGCAGCCTTGGCGGCAGCGGCCAGCGCCTCGGTCGCCGCGGTTTCGGCCGCGTCATTCACCAGCGCTTCGCTGCCGGCGTCCTTCTTTTCCATATCCATTGCCTTTGCGCCCGTATCTTTCGCTGCAGCGGAATTCGCGCGGCCCTTGGCAGGCGCTGCCTTCGTTTCGCTCTCGCCTGCAGTATTCTCGTCCAGCCCCATTGCCGCCTCGTCCGTGTTGCGAAATTCCATCTGGCCTCAATCCCCGTCGTTGCTGCGGGCTGCGGCCGTGATCCAAAGCCGTATGCCCCTCACATGTTCCACATGTGTTCGACTCGAAACCGGCAAGCTGCCAGTCTAGCGGAGCACATGCATCGGCGGGAAATTACTTATCCCCGCCTGCCCACAATCGCTCCACCGGGGTGTCCACAAGAGCGACTCCTCGCCTGTGCGCACAAGGTAGGGTGCGAAGGCTCGAAATCTAGGTCTAGTAGGTCCCCCCGGCAGGTCGACCACCACCCCTTGTGAATCAGCAACGACTCGCACGCAAGAGGGTTAAGATGGAATCAATGCCGTCATGAACGCGATCGGCAGGTGTATCGCCCGAACAATACGGCGCGACGCGTGGAGTTTCCTCGGCTTGCGGGGTGCGCAAGAGGCAAAATCAATCTGCGGAAAAAAAGCTGTGCAAGCGCGACATGGCGAA is a genomic window of Aurantiacibacter sp. MUD11 containing:
- a CDS encoding LPXTG cell wall anchor domain-containing protein gives rise to the protein MQRARTLLVAVGLALFLSACANQIDAGVSAGPDVPGFWWGLWHGFVFPWAWIGSLFDSDIAVYAVPNTGGWYDFGFFLGVTVLGGGSFFGSKKRKG
- a CDS encoding lysophospholipid acyltransferase family protein; translation: MIATLVREVLFALTRFLVGGHARWRGCGPDQRQRIYFANHASHLDTIILCAALPETLRRTTHPVAAADYWGKNALTRFIAKRVLNAVLVERGRSRDPLAPLREVLERGESLIIFPEGTRRNDALPSDFKAGIHHLARDFPQAELVPVYLANLARAYPKGAWIPAPISCVANFGEPVAFDQAEDKADFLERTRAAVVAMADGVPA
- a CDS encoding phosphatidate cytidylyltransferase, whose protein sequence is MSQTMITLFGGVGALLLFASLVGWVLSLKVKSHAGRATVDNLNARVKAWWLMVAVFAVAFAFGTMVTIVLFALVSFYCLREFLSITPTRPEDHSATVAAFYLFIPLQYWVVAAGWTTMLTILIPVWAFLLLPVIAVLRGETLDFLQRTARIQWALMLTVFCISHAPALLILDIPGYEEKFLLLFFLITVVQISDVLQYVFGKLFGKHKVAPRVSPAKTWEGLIGGGLSASAIGAALWWITPFSPLEAGLMALMIVIAGFVGGLVLSAVKRSLGAKDWGTMIEGHGGALDRMDSVSFAAPVFFHATAFFFAL
- a CDS encoding arylamine N-acetyltransferase family protein; amino-acid sequence: MALSPQLSDYLARIGLDKPPAANAAGLEQVQAAHRQHIPFENLDIPLDRTIHCDGTRVFAKLVTARRGGYCFEQNRLFADMLADLGFTNRLLLARVLLGDPPDHTPRTHCLVLVTIEGEEWIADAGFGGAYAPPMRLRDGEEARSGDGARHRLTRIGEQGDLPGAWLLERQGPIHSTDGRARSADRWEAQFAFDLAQVAQADMALGNHWAATHDTSRFTNVVVASKCLPDGFTRLVGRELTSWRAGQDKQQATIDHAAAYQDVLAREFGIALRGEEVTRLALFAE
- a CDS encoding PepSY domain-containing protein, whose product is MRKWHRWLSVFFGVVLIWVTVTGVLHYVAVWWPVDPPSAEAAAAMEPPAGFVCPEGWRCTPPRAETGFWLRDNLGLIHHLHGGMEGGIWGEIIVMLSGLALLFFCISGMWMYVQLYAARKTKGLKNKLFWK
- a CDS encoding CDP-alcohol phosphatidyltransferase family protein, whose product is MEDPMRNRRVLKTRQAGWAQALAKALGSMGLTPNAISTIGVLFAALGAAAFMLAPENPHYWLGAAAGIQLRLLANMLDGLVAVEGGKKSATGPLFNEVPDRIEDALLLVAAGYACGIPELGYGATILAFGTAYVRATGGALGFDQDFSGPMAKQHRMFVLTLGAVVAFALDMPRAVEIALVFIAVGSALTCLTRTWAIARQLQAKGA
- a CDS encoding ribonucleoside-diphosphate reductase subunit alpha, which encodes MEFRNTDEAAMGLDENTAGESETKAAPAKGRANSAAAKDTGAKAMDMEKKDAGSEALVNDAAETAATEALAAAAKAAAAKDDSKKVNPRRFDIKTDPARDANLTEFGKATLTDRYLLPNESYQDLFARVADAYADDEEHAQRLYDYISNLWFMPATPVLSNGGTNRGLPISCYLNSVSDSLDGIVGTWNENVWLASKGGGIGTYWGNVRGIGEPVGLNGKTSGIIPFVRVMDSLTLAISQGSLRRGSAACYIDIHHPEIEEFLEIRKPSGDFNRKALNLHHGVLLTDEFMEAVRAGEKFQLKSPKDGSVRGEVDARSLFQKLVETRLATGEPYIVFSDTVNRMMPKHHRDLGLKVSTSNLCSEITLPTGVDHLGNDRTAVCCLSSLNLEKWDEWNGDKQFIEDVMRFLDNVLQDYIDRAPEEMARAKYSAMRERSVGMGVMGFHSFLQSKGIGFESPMAKVWNLKMFKHINAKANEASMMLAKERGPCPDAEEMGAMERFSCKMAIAPTASISIICGGTSACIEPIPANIYTHKTLSGSFVVKNPYLEKILDKKSKNSTAVWNSILEKGGSVQHLDFLNDDEKAAFKTSFEIDQRWLLEFAADRAPFIDQAQSLNLFIPADVDKWDLMMLHFQAWEKGIKSLYYLRSKSVQRAGFAGGVEADNTSDAAKYELNAGESTDYDECLACQ